A genomic window from Paenibacillus thermoaerophilus includes:
- a CDS encoding Gfo/Idh/MocA family protein: protein MSKLKIGMISFAHGHAHSYLHALLSLPHEVEVAGIADESFERVAETVRKHGLAYYEDYRRLLAADIDAVVICSENVRHAEHTIAAAEAGKHVLCEKPLGVSVPEMERMIETCRARGVQLMTAFPCRFIPAVAAAKAAVDRGDIGEIVAIKGTNRGTMPGGWFVDPALSGGGALLDHTVHVMDLMNWLTGSRVRDVYAHAATLFHEGLAVDDAGMIHVQYENGTVGVLDTSWSRNGAFPTWGDVTLEIIGTRGVISVDSFAQKNEWYDVRKGKGVWDYWGDSMDLAMIEAFADAIRRGEPVPVTGEDGLRSAEVALAGYESSKRGQTVELAR, encoded by the coding sequence ATGAGCAAGCTGAAAATCGGCATGATCAGCTTCGCGCACGGGCATGCCCATTCGTACCTGCACGCGCTGCTGAGTCTGCCGCACGAAGTCGAAGTGGCCGGAATCGCCGACGAGTCGTTCGAACGGGTCGCCGAGACGGTTCGCAAGCACGGCCTCGCCTATTACGAGGATTACCGCCGGCTGCTGGCCGCGGATATCGACGCCGTGGTCATCTGTTCGGAGAACGTCCGGCACGCCGAGCATACGATTGCCGCCGCCGAAGCGGGCAAGCATGTGCTGTGCGAGAAGCCGCTGGGCGTCTCCGTTCCGGAGATGGAGCGGATGATCGAGACGTGCCGGGCGCGCGGCGTGCAGTTGATGACGGCATTCCCCTGCCGGTTCATCCCGGCGGTTGCGGCCGCCAAAGCGGCGGTCGACCGCGGCGACATCGGCGAGATCGTGGCGATCAAAGGCACGAACCGCGGCACGATGCCCGGCGGCTGGTTCGTCGATCCGGCGTTGTCCGGGGGAGGCGCGCTACTGGACCATACGGTGCACGTGATGGATTTGATGAACTGGCTGACCGGCTCCCGGGTGCGGGACGTGTATGCGCATGCCGCGACGTTGTTCCATGAAGGGCTGGCGGTGGACGATGCGGGCATGATCCATGTGCAATACGAGAACGGGACGGTCGGGGTTCTGGATACGAGCTGGTCGAGGAACGGCGCGTTCCCGACATGGGGGGACGTCACGTTGGAGATCATCGGCACGCGCGGCGTCATCTCGGTGGACAGCTTCGCGCAGAAGAACGAATGGTACGACGTCCGCAAAGGCAAGGGCGTCTGGGATTACTGGGGCGACTCGATGGACCTCGCGATGATCGAAGCGTTCGCGGACGCCATCCGCCGCGGGGAACCCGTTCCCGTGACGGGCGAGGACGGATTGCGTTCGGCGGAAGTCGCTCTTGCGGGGTACGAATCGTCGAAGCGGGGGCAGACGGTCGAACTGGCGCGGTAA
- a CDS encoding Gfo/Idh/MocA family protein, which translates to MNVAIVGCGGLGRVHAECYSRIDGVTVVGVCDMDEGAARTVSAMTGAAVYPTYEEMLERSGCDIVSIALPSHLHASFAIRAAAAGKHIVCEKPIALRTEDAEAMIEACDRHGVRLFVGHVVRFFPEYAKVREQIAGGALGRVGVVHAKRAGSHPGDAREWFADDSRSGGVVVDLMIHDLDYLLWTLGDVRSVYAHRIRRDRLDYASATLVFESGAIANVEAQWGYPGPFHTTMEVAGSQGIVRHDSRTSSPLAIRRTVTGESGGPFVEVPQRPELRSPYELELRHFIDCIRDGSEPIVTARDACRALRLAEAVLESASTGRVVYPGSQAKEETR; encoded by the coding sequence ATGAACGTAGCCATCGTCGGCTGCGGGGGATTAGGCCGGGTCCACGCGGAATGTTATTCGCGTATCGACGGCGTAACCGTTGTCGGAGTCTGCGATATGGATGAAGGGGCCGCCCGGACCGTATCGGCCATGACCGGCGCCGCCGTCTATCCGACATACGAGGAGATGCTGGAGCGTTCCGGCTGCGACATCGTCAGCATCGCGCTGCCGAGCCATCTGCATGCCTCCTTCGCGATCCGGGCCGCCGCAGCGGGCAAGCATATCGTCTGCGAGAAGCCGATCGCCCTGCGGACGGAAGACGCGGAGGCGATGATCGAGGCGTGCGACCGTCACGGCGTCCGTCTGTTCGTCGGCCACGTGGTGCGCTTTTTCCCGGAATACGCCAAGGTGAGGGAACAGATTGCCGGCGGAGCCCTGGGACGCGTCGGCGTCGTGCACGCCAAGCGGGCGGGCAGCCATCCCGGCGACGCGCGCGAATGGTTTGCGGACGACTCGCGCAGCGGGGGCGTCGTGGTGGACCTGATGATTCACGATCTGGACTATCTGCTCTGGACGCTCGGCGACGTGCGGTCGGTATACGCTCATCGCATCCGCCGGGACAGGCTGGACTACGCTTCGGCCACGCTTGTGTTCGAGAGCGGGGCGATCGCCAATGTCGAGGCGCAATGGGGCTATCCGGGGCCTTTCCATACGACGATGGAGGTTGCGGGCAGCCAAGGGATCGTGCGGCACGACAGCCGGACGTCAAGTCCGCTGGCCATCCGCCGGACCGTAACCGGGGAGTCGGGCGGACCGTTCGTCGAAGTTCCGCAGCGGCCGGAGCTACGCAGTCCGTACGAGCTGGAGCTGAGGCATTTCATCGACTGCATCCGCGACGGGAGCGAGCCGATCGTAACGGCGCGGGACGCGTGCCGGGCATTGAGGCTCGCGGAGGCCGTGCTGGAATCCGCTTCAACCGGCCGCGTCGTATATCCCGGCTCGCAAGCGAAGGAGGAGACGAGATGA
- a CDS encoding helix-turn-helix domain-containing protein, producing MEIYQEPIYYQNPLLCIKVWEFSVSGPQPPRRPARWHYHKEIEFILVKKGRHRLQTPSATYDLGPGDVMAIGSSRLHTASRLGEEELVYIVLHVDLEPYFDPAMMPYYRHFAEIAQPLEELNYIFAENKEARDAVGQIIESIHGEMMRKPMGYEIAASMHIKHLLLTLLRGDSRGLLQAHEHIDGATIKPILAYIEEHLSERIELEAVSRMAGMSYHYFSRYFKKTMGVPFTDYVNRKRIAAAERLLVTSGRSVGDIAESVGIDNMAHFYELFRRYNGCTPKQFLRRMMPDASPALRERQG from the coding sequence ATGGAAATCTATCAGGAACCGATCTATTATCAAAATCCCCTGCTCTGCATCAAAGTCTGGGAATTTTCCGTATCCGGGCCGCAGCCTCCCCGCCGCCCCGCACGCTGGCATTATCACAAGGAAATCGAGTTTATTCTCGTCAAAAAAGGACGGCACCGTCTGCAGACGCCCTCCGCCACGTACGACCTCGGTCCGGGCGACGTCATGGCGATCGGCTCCTCCCGGCTTCACACTGCCAGCCGGCTGGGCGAGGAGGAGCTTGTTTATATCGTGCTGCACGTGGATCTGGAGCCGTATTTCGACCCGGCCATGATGCCGTATTACCGGCATTTCGCCGAGATTGCGCAGCCGCTTGAGGAGCTGAATTACATCTTCGCGGAAAATAAGGAGGCACGAGACGCCGTCGGACAAATTATCGAAAGCATTCACGGCGAGATGATGAGGAAGCCGATGGGCTACGAGATCGCCGCGTCGATGCACATCAAGCACCTGCTGCTCACGCTGCTGCGCGGAGACAGCCGCGGCCTGCTGCAGGCGCACGAGCATATCGACGGAGCGACGATCAAGCCGATTCTCGCCTATATCGAGGAGCATCTGTCCGAGAGGATCGAGCTGGAGGCGGTCAGCCGGATGGCGGGGATGAGCTATCATTATTTTTCGCGTTACTTCAAGAAAACGATGGGCGTCCCGTTTACCGATTACGTCAACCGCAAACGGATTGCCGCCGCCGAACGCCTGCTCGTCACGAGCGGCCGCAGCGTCGGGGATATCGCGGAGTCGGTCGGCATCGACAATATGGCCCATTTCTACGAGCTGTTCCGGCGCTATAACGGCTGCACGCCGAAGCAGTTTTTGCGCCGGATGATGCCCGACGCTTCCCCGGCCCTGCGCGAGCGGCAAGGCTGA
- a CDS encoding copper homeostasis protein CutC, which translates to MILEVIATTLTDAAKAEAGGADRIELATALAEGGLTPSWGLVERTALTVSIPIQVMIRPHSRSFVYDVADVLTMLADIRAVRAIRERVRDEAKKRRAADGGEPPAFGIALGCLTRAGRIDETVLQRLLEEAGDLDVTFHRAFDETADLEEAYKTLSRYPGVRRVLTSGGKPSAPDSAVQLRRLVELGADSHVQIMAGGGLTPETLPVFLRDTGVREVHVGKAARGARGLADPVLSGRVRALKRAMGETRTPP; encoded by the coding sequence ATGATTCTGGAAGTGATCGCAACAACGTTGACGGATGCGGCGAAAGCGGAGGCGGGCGGCGCGGACCGCATCGAACTCGCGACCGCGCTGGCGGAAGGCGGCCTGACGCCAAGCTGGGGGCTGGTCGAGCGGACGGCGCTGACGGTGAGCATCCCCATCCAGGTGATGATCCGGCCACATAGCCGCTCCTTCGTCTACGATGTGGCCGATGTGCTGACGATGCTGGCCGACATCCGGGCCGTCCGGGCTATTCGGGAGCGGGTGCGCGACGAAGCGAAGAAGCGGCGAGCGGCGGATGGCGGCGAGCCGCCTGCCTTCGGCATCGCGCTCGGCTGTCTGACGCGGGCCGGGCGCATCGACGAGACGGTGCTGCAGCGGCTGCTGGAAGAAGCGGGCGACCTCGACGTCACGTTTCATCGTGCCTTCGACGAGACGGCTGACCTGGAGGAAGCGTACAAGACGTTGTCCCGGTATCCGGGCGTCCGCAGAGTGCTGACGTCCGGCGGCAAACCGTCGGCGCCGGATTCGGCCGTGCAGCTTCGCCGCCTGGTGGAGCTCGGTGCGGATTCGCACGTGCAAATCATGGCCGGCGGCGGCTTGACGCCGGAGACGCTGCCCGTTTTTTTGCGGGATACCGGCGTGCGCGAGGTGCATGTCGGCAAGGCCGCGCGCGGCGCGCGGGGGCTTGCCGATCCGGTCCTGAGCGGCCGCGTGCGCGCGCTCAAACGCGCGATGGGCGAAACCCGAACGCCGCCGTGA
- a CDS encoding SGNH/GDSL hydrolase family protein translates to METIGRGLVAVKTERGVYVGWRWLGTEPETVAFNLYRDGERVNGEPIAGSTNYLDERGTETSRYVVRAVMDGRELRPSEEVGVWRTPFLSVPIRKPEGGVSPDGVAYTYSANDASVGDLDGDGEYEIVLKWDPSNSHDNAHAGYTGNVYLDAYKLDGRMLWRIDLGRNIRAGAHYTQFLVYDFDGDGRAEIACKTADATVDGQGSVIGDPDADYRNERGFILDGPEYLTVFDGETGQALATVDYIPPRGDHSAWGDSEGNRVDRFLACVAYLDGVRPSLVMCRGYYTRTVLAAFNYREGRLTHLWTFDSKEGYPQYEGQGNHSVAVADVDGDGKDEIVYGSCVIDHDGTGLYTTGLKHGDAMHVGKFHPDSDGFDVFQVHEVPSDKGIEVHDAGTGEVRWGLPTSTDIGRGMAADIDPRYPGAEVWGSDHWRTGGFGLYSIDGRLIAERNPQSFNFAVWWDGDLLRELLDHDYDMETGIGVPRIDKWDYENGRLVNLFTPAGCRSNNGTKGNPCLQADLFGDWREEVIFRSDDSTELRIYTTTIPTEHRIRTLMHDPVYRLAVAWQNVCYNQPPHPGFYLGHGMKRPPEPDIYLTPNRKRAGELRVYLAGDSTVQTYRSGDSPQAGWGQYLGEYLSERVEVFNRAIGGRSSRTFVAEGRLEAILRTMEPGDYLLVQLGHNDATKNRPERYTDPDTDYKDYLRRFVDGARERGGVPILVTPVGRLHVEDGRFLNDFEAYCRSMKEVAAETNVPLIDLMELSLACYAELGYDEAAKLFMVSVNGTDHTHFTQAGAREIARLVARGLRGLPVELAAEVQG, encoded by the coding sequence ATGGAAACGATCGGGCGGGGGCTTGTCGCGGTCAAGACGGAACGGGGCGTGTACGTCGGTTGGCGGTGGCTCGGGACGGAGCCGGAGACGGTCGCCTTCAATTTGTACCGGGACGGCGAACGCGTGAATGGCGAGCCGATCGCGGGCAGCACGAATTATTTGGACGAACGCGGGACGGAGACATCCCGGTACGTCGTGCGGGCGGTGATGGACGGCCGCGAGCTTCGCCCTTCGGAGGAAGTCGGCGTATGGAGAACGCCTTTCCTCTCCGTTCCGATCCGTAAACCGGAAGGGGGCGTGTCGCCCGACGGCGTCGCCTACACGTACAGCGCCAACGACGCCAGCGTCGGCGATCTGGACGGCGACGGGGAATACGAGATCGTGCTGAAGTGGGACCCGTCCAACTCCCACGACAATGCGCATGCGGGATACACGGGCAATGTGTATCTCGACGCGTACAAACTGGACGGGCGCATGCTGTGGCGCATCGACCTGGGCCGCAACATTCGCGCCGGCGCGCATTATACGCAATTTCTCGTCTACGATTTCGACGGGGATGGACGGGCGGAGATCGCCTGCAAGACGGCGGATGCCACCGTTGACGGACAAGGTTCCGTCATCGGCGATCCGGACGCGGACTACCGCAACGAGCGGGGCTTCATATTGGACGGGCCGGAATATTTGACCGTGTTCGACGGGGAGACGGGCCAGGCGCTGGCGACGGTCGACTACATACCGCCCCGGGGCGATCATTCGGCCTGGGGCGATTCGGAAGGGAACCGCGTCGACCGGTTTCTCGCGTGCGTCGCTTATCTGGACGGCGTGAGGCCGAGCCTGGTCATGTGCAGGGGCTATTACACCCGGACCGTGCTCGCCGCCTTCAATTACCGCGAGGGCCGGCTTACGCATCTCTGGACGTTCGACAGCAAGGAGGGTTATCCGCAATACGAGGGCCAGGGCAACCACAGCGTCGCCGTCGCGGATGTCGACGGAGACGGCAAGGACGAGATCGTCTACGGCTCCTGCGTGATCGATCACGACGGCACCGGCCTGTACACGACCGGACTCAAGCATGGCGACGCGATGCACGTCGGCAAGTTTCATCCGGATTCGGACGGATTCGATGTGTTCCAGGTGCACGAGGTGCCGTCCGACAAAGGCATCGAGGTGCACGACGCGGGCACGGGCGAAGTGCGCTGGGGGCTGCCGACGTCCACGGACATCGGAAGGGGGATGGCGGCCGATATCGACCCGAGATATCCGGGCGCTGAAGTATGGGGCTCCGACCATTGGAGGACGGGCGGGTTCGGCTTGTACAGTATCGACGGCCGGCTGATCGCCGAGCGCAATCCGCAGTCGTTCAACTTCGCCGTTTGGTGGGACGGGGACCTGCTGCGCGAGCTGCTGGACCACGACTACGACATGGAGACCGGCATCGGCGTGCCGCGCATCGACAAGTGGGATTACGAGAACGGGCGGCTCGTCAATCTGTTCACGCCGGCCGGCTGCCGGTCCAACAACGGGACCAAGGGCAACCCGTGCCTGCAAGCGGATCTGTTCGGCGATTGGCGCGAGGAAGTGATCTTCCGGTCGGACGACAGCACGGAACTGCGCATTTACACGACGACCATCCCGACCGAACACCGCATCCGCACGTTGATGCACGATCCCGTGTACCGGCTGGCGGTCGCATGGCAGAACGTCTGCTACAACCAGCCGCCGCATCCCGGCTTTTATCTCGGCCACGGCATGAAACGTCCGCCGGAGCCGGACATTTACTTGACGCCGAACCGCAAGCGCGCCGGGGAGCTGCGCGTCTACCTGGCGGGCGACTCGACGGTGCAGACGTACAGGTCCGGGGATTCGCCGCAGGCGGGATGGGGGCAATACCTCGGCGAATACTTGTCGGAGCGGGTGGAGGTGTTCAACCGCGCGATCGGAGGCCGCAGCTCCAGGACGTTTGTGGCCGAGGGGCGGCTCGAAGCGATCCTGCGCACGATGGAACCCGGCGATTACCTGCTGGTCCAACTGGGGCACAATGACGCGACGAAGAACCGACCGGAGCGTTATACGGACCCGGATACGGATTATAAGGATTATTTGCGCCGGTTCGTGGACGGGGCGAGGGAGCGGGGCGGCGTGCCGATTCTGGTTACGCCGGTCGGCCGTCTGCATGTCGAGGACGGGCGGTTCCTGAACGACTTCGAAGCGTACTGCCGTTCGATGAAGGAGGTGGCGGCCGAGACAAACGTGCCGCTGATCGACCTCATGGAGTTGAGCCTGGCCTGCTATGCCGAGCTCGGGTACGACGAAGCGGCCAAGCTGTTTATGGTCTCGGTCAACGGAACCGACCACACGCATTTCACGCAGGCCGGAGCCCGGGAGATCGCCCGGCTCGTCGCCCGGGGGCTGCGCGGGCTGCCTGTGGAGCTGGCGGCGGAAGTACAGGGATAA
- a CDS encoding rhamnogalacturonan lyase, with protein MKEANDVKNFNKKWSKSLVLTAALALSVPFGAGDWTASAASPRQMEKLNRGVVAVKVSNGVYVSWRLLGTEPMNTGFNVYRGSTKLNSSPITNSTNYLDTGGTTSSTYTVRPVVGGTEGPASPVATVWSNNYLDIPIQKPPGGTTPDGVSYTYSANDASVGDLDGDGDYEIVLKWDPSNSKDNSQSGYTGNVYLDAYELNGTLKWRIDLGRNIRAGAHYTQFLVYDFDGDGKAEVVCKTADGTRDAAGTVIGSASADHRNSSGYVLSGPEFLTVFNGNTGTILTTTNYEPPRGTVSSWGDSYGNRVDRFLAGVAYLDGTRPSIVMARGYYTRTVLVAYDWRNGQLTKRWTFDTNSPGYGSYTGQGNHQLSVADVDNDGKDEIIYGALTLNDNGTPMYSTGLGHGDALHVGDLNPDRAGLEVFGVHESSSAAYGAEMHDAATGQILWGVHTGADTGRGLAADIDPRYRGAEAWASGVGLRTANGTSIGTAPSSINFAIWWDGDLLRELLDHNWNSGSSTGVGKIDKWNYSNGTLTNLLTATGTLSNNHTKGNPSLQADLIGDWREEVIWRKSDSTALRLYTTTSVTSHKIFTLMHDPVYRLGIAWQNVGYNQPPHTSFYLGDGMATPTPPNIYLP; from the coding sequence ATGAAGGAGGCAAATGATGTGAAAAACTTCAACAAGAAGTGGAGCAAATCGCTTGTGCTGACGGCGGCGCTGGCTCTGTCCGTGCCGTTCGGCGCCGGAGACTGGACGGCTTCGGCCGCCTCGCCCCGGCAGATGGAGAAGCTGAATCGCGGCGTCGTGGCGGTCAAGGTGAGCAACGGCGTGTACGTCAGTTGGCGTCTGCTCGGCACCGAGCCCATGAATACCGGATTCAACGTTTATCGCGGAAGCACGAAGCTTAATTCAAGTCCGATCACGAACAGCACCAATTATCTGGATACGGGCGGAACGACCTCCTCCACCTATACCGTCCGGCCCGTCGTAGGCGGCACGGAGGGCCCCGCGTCCCCCGTCGCCACCGTGTGGAGCAACAACTATCTCGATATCCCGATTCAAAAGCCGCCCGGCGGTACAACGCCGGACGGAGTCTCGTACACCTACAGCGCCAACGACGCCAGCGTCGGCGATCTGGACGGCGACGGCGACTACGAGATCGTGCTCAAGTGGGATCCTTCGAACTCGAAGGACAACTCCCAATCCGGCTACACGGGCAACGTCTATCTCGACGCCTACGAATTAAACGGCACGTTGAAATGGCGCATCGACCTCGGCCGCAACATCCGCGCCGGCGCGCACTATACGCAATTCCTCGTCTACGACTTCGACGGGGACGGCAAGGCCGAAGTCGTGTGCAAGACGGCCGACGGCACGAGGGACGCCGCGGGCACCGTCATCGGTTCGGCCAGCGCCGACCACCGCAACTCGTCCGGTTACGTGCTGAGCGGTCCGGAATTTCTGACCGTATTTAACGGCAACACCGGCACGATACTGACGACGACGAACTACGAACCGCCGCGCGGCACCGTCTCCAGTTGGGGAGACAGCTACGGCAACCGCGTCGACCGGTTCCTGGCCGGCGTCGCTTATCTGGACGGCACGCGGCCGAGCATCGTGATGGCGCGCGGCTACTACACCCGCACCGTATTGGTCGCCTACGACTGGCGCAACGGGCAGTTGACCAAGCGCTGGACGTTCGATACGAATTCGCCCGGCTACGGCTCCTACACCGGACAGGGCAACCATCAGCTCAGCGTCGCCGACGTGGACAACGACGGCAAGGACGAGATCATCTACGGCGCCCTGACGCTTAACGACAACGGCACCCCGATGTACTCCACGGGACTCGGCCACGGGGATGCGCTGCATGTCGGCGACCTGAACCCCGATCGAGCCGGGCTCGAAGTGTTCGGCGTTCACGAGAGCTCAAGCGCGGCGTACGGCGCCGAGATGCACGACGCGGCGACCGGCCAGATTCTCTGGGGCGTCCATACCGGCGCGGACACCGGCCGTGGCCTCGCCGCGGATATCGATCCGCGTTACAGAGGTGCGGAGGCGTGGGCGTCCGGCGTCGGGCTGCGCACGGCGAACGGAACCAGCATCGGAACCGCGCCGTCCTCGATCAACTTCGCGATCTGGTGGGACGGCGATCTGCTCCGCGAGCTGCTCGACCATAACTGGAACTCGGGCTCGTCCACCGGCGTCGGCAAAATCGACAAGTGGAATTATTCCAACGGGACGTTAACCAACCTGCTTACCGCAACCGGCACGTTGTCGAACAACCACACCAAGGGCAACCCGAGCCTGCAGGCCGACCTGATCGGCGACTGGCGCGAAGAGGTGATCTGGCGCAAGTCGGACAGCACCGCGCTCCGCCTGTACACGACGACGAGCGTGACGTCGCATAAAATCTTTACGCTGATGCACGATCCGGTCTACCGGCTCGGCATCGCCTGGCAGAACGTAGGGTACAACCAGCCTCCCCACACGAGCTTCTATCTCGGAGACGGCATGGCGACCCCGACTCCGCCGAATATTTACCTGCCGTAA
- a CDS encoding zinc-dependent alcohol dehydrogenase yields the protein MKTIVTHQGGVRLEERPEPSVTEHPRRVQVKVSYSLISPGTELGLLANPAVPDGFALGYSAAGVVQEVGSAVEGFKPGDYVACYGGPYVYHAETLSVPEMLCVKLSGPELLREAAFVGLGSVAVHSVRRLSRQFGETVWVAGLGVLGLLIAQLGDRANYRVFATDMKDERLQLAKACGVEDAYRADDPQLAERIRAYTDGHGFDSIALCAHSANPKLIESCMQHLAFRGTFALIGNVPIQFSRDLFFAKEADFVIARGAGPGRYDRQYEEECLDYPKSYVRWTEGRNMQEFIRNVENGRVAIRPMVTHEFALGDAVEAYEMLKREASSALGVLIRYAE from the coding sequence ATGAAAACGATCGTCACTCATCAAGGTGGAGTACGCTTGGAGGAACGGCCGGAGCCTTCCGTCACGGAGCATCCCCGGCGCGTGCAGGTGAAGGTCAGCTACTCGTTGATCAGCCCGGGAACGGAGCTCGGCCTGTTGGCCAATCCGGCCGTCCCGGACGGCTTCGCGCTCGGCTATAGCGCCGCGGGCGTCGTCCAGGAAGTCGGCAGCGCCGTGGAAGGATTCAAGCCCGGCGATTACGTCGCCTGCTACGGCGGGCCTTACGTCTATCACGCGGAGACGTTGTCCGTGCCGGAGATGCTCTGCGTGAAGCTGAGCGGGCCCGAGTTGCTGAGGGAGGCTGCGTTCGTCGGGCTCGGTTCCGTGGCTGTGCACAGCGTGCGCCGGCTGTCCCGGCAGTTCGGCGAGACCGTCTGGGTCGCCGGTCTCGGCGTGCTCGGCCTGCTGATCGCGCAGTTGGGCGACCGCGCCAACTACCGCGTGTTCGCCACCGACATGAAGGACGAACGGCTGCAGCTTGCGAAAGCGTGCGGCGTCGAGGACGCGTACCGCGCCGACGATCCGCAGCTCGCCGAGCGGATTCGCGCCTATACGGACGGACACGGATTTGACAGCATCGCGCTGTGCGCGCATTCCGCGAACCCGAAACTGATCGAATCGTGCATGCAGCATCTTGCGTTTCGAGGCACGTTCGCCTTGATCGGCAACGTCCCCATTCAGTTCTCGCGCGATTTGTTTTTCGCGAAGGAAGCGGACTTCGTGATCGCTCGCGGGGCCGGTCCGGGACGTTACGACCGCCAATACGAGGAGGAGTGCCTCGATTATCCGAAATCGTACGTGCGCTGGACGGAAGGCCGCAACATGCAGGAGTTCATCCGCAACGTGGAAAACGGCCGCGTGGCGATCCGGCCGATGGTTACGCACGAATTCGCCTTGGGCGATGCGGTCGAGGCGTATGAGATGCTGAAGCGCGAGGCGTCTTCGGCGCTGGGTGTGCTGATCCGCTACGCCGAATAA
- a CDS encoding DUF4855 domain-containing protein, which translates to MKKRSNVTAALLSSVLAAGLILPAAAVASDNGQASAPLENLALNKPYTFETPYPRDSHFGPIEDVHLDDTGLQLTDGVFGGLSFSDKAYVGRLWQGYRTFHLDLGELATIEEIRVSTLQDLPNGIFFPEEVSYAISDNGQKWRHLGQVESALPTTLKGPAKQTIAKTGIHTVARYVQIDIPAESWLFVDEIEVIGRRDKSGDKLKPAKGPKPDEGYPRPGSKQAAGIHNEVLIYTGEWQYQPSDWISFTKEDFKPYVSYVDTDMKRKDYMFDGFLFLPYAPLMDGANYGPTAGKPTNKGHFEKFLDRLFRDDYELGALNEAVKEAKADLRGKNYEAKVVIAIPYPRTDQSDFGDVDGDGISENLNVNEVGEAEALNNRLKVTKWFVDEVYKRWEASGYSDLKLVSFYWYNEYIAHQLSELDHELVKRTGDYVRSKGATFQWIPYYFARGWNDWKENGFDAAAMQPNYFFHANAGPDRVGTIAQAAYDHGMGVEIELSDAVLTDANLRGRYYAYLDAGKEHQLMKKSYNVFYQQVKTLWKAAQSKVPVEREVYDRTYLYVKGKY; encoded by the coding sequence ATGAAAAAACGATCGAACGTCACGGCAGCGCTGTTGTCTTCGGTTCTGGCGGCAGGCTTGATCCTCCCCGCCGCGGCCGTCGCGTCCGACAACGGGCAAGCGTCCGCCCCGCTGGAAAATTTGGCCTTGAACAAACCGTATACGTTCGAAACGCCGTATCCGCGCGATTCGCATTTCGGACCGATCGAAGACGTCCATCTCGACGATACCGGCTTGCAACTGACGGACGGCGTATTCGGCGGGCTGTCGTTCTCGGACAAGGCGTATGTCGGCCGGCTGTGGCAGGGCTACCGCACCTTCCATCTGGATCTCGGCGAGCTGGCGACGATTGAGGAGATCCGGGTCAGCACGCTGCAGGATTTGCCGAACGGCATCTTTTTTCCGGAGGAAGTCTCGTATGCGATCTCGGACAACGGCCAAAAGTGGCGGCATCTCGGACAGGTCGAGAGCGCGCTGCCGACGACGTTAAAAGGCCCCGCGAAGCAGACGATCGCCAAAACGGGTATCCATACGGTCGCCCGGTACGTGCAGATCGACATCCCCGCGGAGTCGTGGCTGTTCGTCGACGAGATCGAAGTGATCGGCCGGCGCGACAAGTCCGGCGATAAGCTGAAGCCGGCGAAGGGTCCGAAGCCGGATGAGGGCTACCCGCGCCCGGGCTCGAAGCAGGCGGCCGGCATTCACAACGAAGTGCTGATCTACACCGGTGAGTGGCAGTACCAGCCGAGCGACTGGATTTCGTTCACGAAAGAAGACTTCAAGCCTTACGTCTCCTACGTGGATACCGACATGAAGCGCAAGGACTATATGTTCGACGGCTTCCTGTTCCTGCCGTACGCGCCCCTGATGGACGGGGCCAATTACGGTCCGACGGCGGGGAAACCGACGAACAAAGGACACTTCGAGAAGTTTCTCGACCGCCTGTTCCGCGACGATTACGAGCTGGGCGCGCTGAACGAAGCGGTGAAGGAAGCGAAGGCGGATTTGCGCGGCAAGAATTACGAAGCGAAGGTCGTTATCGCGATACCATATCCCCGCACGGATCAAAGCGACTTCGGCGACGTGGACGGGGACGGCATCAGCGAGAACTTGAACGTTAACGAGGTCGGCGAAGCGGAAGCGCTGAACAATCGGCTGAAAGTAACCAAATGGTTCGTCGATGAGGTGTACAAGCGGTGGGAGGCGAGCGGTTACAGCGATCTGAAGCTGGTGTCCTTCTACTGGTACAACGAGTACATCGCTCACCAACTGAGCGAGCTGGACCACGAGCTGGTGAAGCGGACCGGCGATTATGTCCGCTCGAAGGGCGCGACGTTCCAATGGATTCCGTATTATTTCGCCAGGGGCTGGAACGATTGGAAGGAGAACGGGTTCGATGCGGCGGCGATGCAGCCGAACTACTTCTTCCATGCCAATGCCGGACCCGACCGCGTGGGCACGATCGCCCAGGCCGCGTACGACCACGGCATGGGCGTCGAGATCGAGCTGAGCGACGCGGTGCTGACGGACGCGAATTTGCGCGGACGCTACTACGCGTATTTGGACGCCGGGAAAGAACACCAGTTGATGAAGAAGTCGTATAACGTGTTCTACCAGCAGGTCAAGACGCTGTGGAAGGCGGCGCAATCCAAGGTTCCGGTGGAGCGGGAAGTTTACGACCGCACGTACTTGTACGTGAAGGGCAAATATTAA